The Bernardetia litoralis DSM 6794 genome includes a window with the following:
- a CDS encoding phytoene desaturase family protein — protein sequence MKKVIVIGSGFAGLSAAACLAQKGFDVTVLEKNDSLGGRARQWITEGFVFDMGPSWYWMPDVFEDYFALFGKKVSDYYELHRLDPAYKVCFGSNDFVDIPANMEELENLFESYEEGSSSKLREFLAQAKYKYEVGMGEYVFRASHSITEFIDYRLMKESLRIQMLTSMSKHVRTFFKNEKLIKLLEFPVLFLGATPQNTPAMYSMMNYADLSLGTWYPMGGMHKIIEAMVKVAEEQGVKFETETEVQKIVTKNGKAKSVLTSKGEFQADWVVAGNDYHNADQKLLDKTDRNYTEKYWDDRTMSPSSLLFYLGIDKRLDNLEHHNLFFDEDFNQHAEEIYTNPQWPSKPLFYACCPSQTDDTVAPEGKENLFLLIPIAPGLPDGETIREKYYNLIMDRLEKLTGQKIREHVILKRNYALDDFKFDYNSFKGNAYGLANTLSQTAFFKPKMKSKKISNLFFTGQLTVPGPGVPPSIISGRVVADEVAKEAKKIFQ from the coding sequence ATGAAAAAAGTAATAGTAATTGGTTCTGGTTTTGCTGGGCTTTCAGCTGCTGCATGTTTGGCGCAAAAGGGTTTTGATGTAACTGTCTTAGAAAAAAATGATTCTCTTGGAGGGCGTGCAAGGCAATGGATAACCGAAGGGTTTGTTTTTGATATGGGGCCTAGTTGGTATTGGATGCCTGATGTTTTTGAAGATTATTTTGCTCTTTTTGGGAAAAAAGTAAGCGATTATTATGAGCTGCATCGCCTAGACCCAGCTTATAAAGTTTGTTTTGGTTCAAATGATTTTGTGGATATTCCTGCAAATATGGAAGAACTAGAAAATCTTTTTGAGAGTTATGAAGAAGGAAGTAGCTCAAAATTACGTGAGTTTTTGGCTCAAGCAAAATATAAATATGAAGTTGGAATGGGCGAGTATGTTTTCCGTGCTTCGCATTCAATTACAGAATTTATTGATTATCGTTTAATGAAAGAAAGTCTGCGTATTCAGATGCTAACCTCCATGAGCAAGCACGTCAGAACTTTTTTTAAAAATGAAAAACTAATTAAATTATTAGAATTTCCTGTTTTATTTTTGGGTGCAACTCCACAAAACACGCCTGCTATGTACAGTATGATGAATTATGCTGATTTGTCGTTAGGAACTTGGTATCCAATGGGAGGAATGCACAAAATAATTGAAGCGATGGTAAAAGTAGCAGAAGAACAAGGTGTAAAATTTGAAACAGAGACCGAAGTTCAGAAAATTGTTACCAAAAATGGAAAAGCAAAATCTGTTTTGACTTCAAAAGGTGAGTTTCAAGCTGATTGGGTGGTAGCAGGAAATGATTATCACAATGCTGACCAAAAATTATTAGATAAAACTGACCGAAATTATACTGAAAAATATTGGGATGACAGAACTATGTCGCCTTCAAGTTTATTATTTTATTTAGGAATTGATAAAAGACTGGATAATTTGGAACATCATAATTTATTCTTTGATGAAGATTTTAATCAACATGCAGAAGAAATTTATACCAATCCTCAATGGCCTTCCAAACCTCTTTTTTATGCTTGTTGTCCATCTCAAACAGATGATACAGTTGCACCAGAAGGAAAAGAAAATCTATTTTTATTAATTCCGATTGCCCCAGGGTTACCAGATGGAGAAACAATTAGAGAAAAATATTATAATCTAATAATGGATAGATTGGAAAAATTAACAGGGCAAAAAATTAGAGAACATGTCATCTTGAAGCGAAATTATGCCTTAGATGATTTCAAATTCGATTATAATTCTTTCAAAGGAAATGCCTACGGACTTGCAAACACACTTTCACAAACGGCTTTTTTCAAACCTAAAATGAAATCTAAGAAAATTAGTAATTTATTTTTTACAGGACAATTAACTGTTCCAGGGCCAGGAGTTCCTCCGTCTATTATTTCGGGGCGTGTGGTGGCTGATGAAGTAGCAAAGGAAGCGAAGAAAATTTTCCAGTAG
- the aroQ gene encoding type II 3-dehydroquinate dehydratase, whose amino-acid sequence MKKQLWIINGANLNLLGKREPSIYGNQSFEGYFEKLKSDFLDKNIELNYFQSNHEGEIIDKLHQIGFSADGIILNAGAFTHTSVAIGDAIASISTPVIEVHISNTFAREEFRHKSYLSKNCIGIIVGFGMESYRLAINYFLTQLEITN is encoded by the coding sequence ATGAAAAAACAATTGTGGATAATAAATGGTGCAAATCTCAATCTTTTAGGAAAACGAGAACCATCTATTTATGGAAATCAATCTTTTGAAGGTTATTTTGAAAAATTAAAAAGTGATTTTTTGGATAAAAATATAGAACTTAATTATTTTCAATCTAATCATGAAGGCGAAATTATAGACAAGTTACATCAAATTGGTTTTTCTGCTGATGGCATTATTTTGAATGCAGGAGCTTTTACACATACTTCGGTTGCGATTGGAGATGCCATTGCAAGTATTTCTACGCCTGTTATTGAGGTTCATATTTCAAATACTTTTGCTCGTGAAGAGTTTCGTCATAAAAGTTATTTGAGTAAGAATTGTATTGGTATAATTGTCGGTTTTGGAATGGAAAGTTACCGTTTGGCAATCAATTATTTTTTAACTCAATTAGAAATTACAAACTAA
- a CDS encoding DoxX family membrane protein — protein sequence MLLDIFSFFTNPIEVKLFLQVICSFFLAVLFIQSGFNKVFRWNENWSWLIDYFKGTYLEKPTTPLLVIITIFEVAAGVFSAIGVITLLLTGDIKFAYIGSVLAALNIAMLFFGQRVVKNYDGAADLVGYFILCVISVYILGGLS from the coding sequence ATGTTATTAGATATATTTTCATTTTTTACTAATCCAATAGAAGTCAAATTATTTTTACAAGTAATTTGTTCGTTTTTTTTGGCTGTCTTATTTATTCAATCTGGTTTTAATAAAGTTTTTAGATGGAACGAAAACTGGTCGTGGTTGATTGACTATTTTAAAGGAACATACCTAGAAAAACCAACTACTCCTCTTTTAGTAATTATTACAATTTTTGAGGTTGCAGCAGGTGTTTTTAGTGCTATTGGGGTAATTACACTTTTGCTGACAGGAGATATAAAATTTGCTTATATTGGTTCTGTTTTGGCTGCTCTTAATATTGCAATGCTCTTTTTTGGTCAGCGAGTTGTTAAGAATTACGATGGAGCAGCCGATTTAGTAGGATATTTTATTTTGTGTGTAATTTCGGTTTATATTTTGGGAGGACTTTCATAA
- a CDS encoding NAD(P)/FAD-dependent oxidoreductase, with protein MLDSAMNSELNFTSELHIPAANKSRIVIIGGGFAGLELSKKLRSVDAQIVMIDRYNFHTFQPLLYQVATAGLEADAIAGPLRKVLKSSDSKSDFYFRVATVSEIHHDENIIDTNLGTLHYDYLVIANGSKTNFYGNKEIEEKSFALKQVPQALAIRNHLLKNFEKAQLVQTIEEQHALMNVVIVGGGPTGVEVAGALGELKLHVLPKDYPELDFRRMEIHLVEASPRLLNGMTDNSSRKAEDYLKEFTVQIWKGVSVKSFDGNHVELSNGKNLASTTLVWAAGVTGNLIKGLPEEVVLQGNRIIVDEFNRVKGIDNIFALGDIAAMVSEDFPRGFPMLAPVAMQQGKTLGDNLKRMLNKKEMKPFKYFNKGSMATVGRNRAVVDLPNKMSFQGFFAWFVWLFVHLMFIIGFKNRFIILTSWVWNYFTYDRSNRLIIPTEIKSEKEKEELYV; from the coding sequence ATGTTAGACTCTGCTATGAACTCGGAACTCAATTTTACATCAGAATTACACATTCCTGCTGCCAACAAATCACGTATTGTGATTATTGGAGGAGGTTTTGCAGGGTTGGAGCTTTCCAAAAAACTGCGTTCTGTTGATGCTCAAATTGTGATGATTGATAGGTATAATTTTCATACTTTTCAGCCTCTTTTGTACCAAGTAGCCACAGCAGGACTAGAAGCCGATGCCATTGCAGGACCTTTGCGTAAAGTTTTGAAGAGTAGTGATAGTAAGTCAGATTTTTATTTTAGGGTAGCCACTGTCAGTGAAATTCATCACGACGAAAATATAATTGATACCAATTTGGGAACTTTGCACTATGATTATTTAGTGATTGCAAATGGCTCAAAAACGAATTTTTATGGAAATAAAGAAATTGAAGAAAAATCATTTGCTTTAAAACAAGTTCCTCAAGCATTAGCGATTCGGAATCATTTATTGAAGAATTTTGAAAAAGCCCAACTTGTTCAAACTATTGAAGAACAACATGCACTTATGAATGTGGTTATTGTGGGTGGAGGCCCAACAGGTGTAGAAGTGGCTGGAGCTTTGGGAGAATTAAAATTACATGTTTTGCCAAAAGATTATCCTGAATTGGATTTTAGAAGAATGGAAATTCATTTGGTGGAAGCAAGTCCTCGTCTTTTGAATGGAATGACAGATAACTCAAGTAGAAAAGCAGAGGATTATTTAAAGGAATTTACAGTTCAGATTTGGAAAGGTGTAAGTGTAAAAAGTTTTGATGGAAATCATGTTGAACTTTCTAATGGAAAAAATTTGGCTTCTACTACGCTCGTTTGGGCAGCAGGAGTTACAGGAAATCTAATAAAAGGACTTCCAGAAGAAGTGGTTTTGCAAGGAAATAGAATTATTGTAGATGAATTTAATAGAGTAAAAGGAATAGATAATATTTTTGCACTTGGTGATATTGCTGCTATGGTTTCAGAAGATTTTCCTAGAGGTTTTCCAATGCTTGCACCAGTAGCAATGCAACAAGGAAAAACGCTAGGTGATAATCTAAAAAGAATGCTCAATAAAAAAGAAATGAAGCCGTTTAAGTATTTTAACAAAGGAAGTATGGCAACCGTTGGAAGAAATAGAGCTGTTGTAGATTTACCTAATAAAATGAGTTTTCAAGGCTTTTTTGCTTGGTTTGTGTGGCTTTTTGTGCATCTTATGTTTATAATTGGCTTCAAAAATCGTTTTATTATTCTTACCAGTTGGGTTTGGAATTATTTTACGTATGATAGAAGTAATCGTTTGATTATCCCTACTGAAATAAAATCTGAGAAAGAAAAAGAAGAATTGTATGTTTAG
- a CDS encoding transglutaminase domain-containing protein, producing the protein MKKYSFLFLLSLFGFSVLNDVVSQNILLEKNRKIYPREKSIFIYRKKKVNIDFDVKKDSFKIISQVESHMLHLRLHSQAYAQEAITYSDYTKISNIDAYSLVKMTDGVKKKQVTNFQTRDAVSEDVFYNDVKEKVFLFPNIIAGTQTHLAYTEELLEPRFLGSFFFTSYIPSQKTEFSVSVANNIEIGFQLFGMDTSTIIFTEKREENRKIYTWVLEKAPKYTDENSSPNLRYYEPHIVLFIKNRIIKGNNKKTIPLSSSVKNLYDWYYPFIKEIDTLKEFPELEYFVDELTANDTTELTKAKRIFDWISTQVQYIAFEDGERGFRPAHPKKVCQRKYGDCKDMASALLAMLRVEGIEAYFGWLGSRDLPYTYAQTPVPLVDNHMIVVAKINGKNYFLDATGSQETFGTPSYFTQNKEVLVAIDSNTFEVLTVDSAPYSQNTVYDSAKVKIEGANIIVTGNMILKGFPKTTIIPYLNFQDKEQENKAFKHLLNPHEPTLQLKKIEIVPTKRKKPLQINYEYEIPNHTQSLYSDFYINLHLNPVWRNTEIDSLRKTPVNANYKFEKTQVYVLELPRGTSIKHLPQNQNYDSEYFGFSVEYTRSSEQIILKHTVYSNYLILPVSEYNNWNEMVKQLHQAYRQNIVLQR; encoded by the coding sequence ATGAAAAAATATTCTTTCCTTTTTCTTCTATCTTTATTCGGCTTTTCGGTTTTGAATGACGTGGTTTCACAAAATATTCTTTTAGAAAAAAATCGAAAAATATATCCTAGAGAAAAATCTATTTTTATTTATCGTAAGAAAAAAGTAAATATTGATTTTGATGTAAAAAAGGATAGTTTCAAAATAATTTCACAAGTAGAATCACACATGTTGCATTTGCGTCTTCACTCACAGGCTTATGCACAAGAAGCAATTACCTATTCAGATTATACCAAAATATCAAATATTGATGCATATTCTTTGGTAAAAATGACTGATGGAGTAAAGAAAAAACAAGTAACTAATTTTCAGACACGTGATGCTGTTTCAGAAGATGTTTTTTATAATGATGTTAAAGAAAAAGTTTTTTTATTTCCTAATATTATAGCAGGAACACAAACTCATCTTGCCTATACCGAAGAGCTTTTAGAACCTCGTTTTTTAGGTAGTTTTTTCTTTACTTCTTATATTCCTTCCCAAAAAACTGAGTTTTCTGTTTCAGTAGCCAATAATATAGAAATAGGTTTTCAGCTTTTTGGAATGGATACAAGCACTATTATTTTTACAGAAAAACGAGAAGAAAACAGAAAAATATATACTTGGGTTTTGGAAAAAGCTCCAAAATACACAGATGAAAATTCTTCACCTAATCTTCGGTATTACGAGCCTCATATTGTATTATTTATCAAAAATAGGATAATTAAAGGGAATAATAAAAAAACAATTCCTTTATCTTCGTCTGTAAAAAATTTATATGATTGGTATTATCCTTTTATAAAAGAAATTGATACACTAAAAGAATTTCCAGAATTAGAATATTTTGTAGATGAGCTTACAGCAAATGATACCACAGAACTAACAAAAGCAAAACGTATTTTTGATTGGATTTCTACCCAAGTTCAATACATTGCCTTCGAAGATGGAGAGCGTGGATTCAGACCTGCACACCCTAAAAAAGTTTGTCAGCGAAAGTATGGAGATTGTAAAGATATGGCAAGCGCACTTTTGGCAATGTTGCGTGTAGAGGGCATTGAAGCCTATTTTGGTTGGTTGGGTTCAAGAGATTTGCCTTATACTTATGCTCAAACTCCAGTTCCTTTGGTGGATAATCACATGATTGTGGTTGCAAAAATAAATGGAAAAAATTATTTTTTAGATGCAACTGGCAGCCAAGAAACATTCGGAACTCCTTCTTATTTTACGCAAAATAAAGAGGTTTTAGTAGCTATTGATTCTAATACTTTTGAAGTTTTGACTGTTGATTCTGCGCCTTATTCTCAAAATACTGTTTATGATAGTGCAAAAGTAAAAATTGAAGGTGCAAATATAATTGTAACAGGAAATATGATTTTAAAGGGATTTCCAAAAACTACAATTATACCTTATCTAAATTTTCAAGACAAAGAGCAAGAAAATAAAGCATTCAAACATCTTTTGAACCCTCATGAACCCACTCTTCAACTCAAAAAAATTGAAATAGTACCCACCAAAAGAAAAAAACCATTACAGATAAATTATGAGTATGAAATTCCAAATCATACACAATCTTTGTATAGTGATTTTTATATCAATCTTCATCTAAATCCTGTTTGGAGAAATACTGAAATTGATAGCTTGAGAAAAACCCCTGTAAATGCAAATTATAAATTTGAAAAAACACAGGTTTATGTTTTAGAACTCCCACGAGGAACAAGTATTAAACATTTGCCTCAAAATCAAAATTATGATTCAGAATATTTTGGTTTTTCAGTAGAATATACTCGTTCTTCAGAGCAAATAATTTTGAAACATACTGTTTATAGCAATTATCTAATTTTGCCTGTTTCAGAATATAACAATTGGAATGAAATGGTAAAACAATTGCATCAAGCATACAGACAAAATATTGTTTTACAGAGGTAA
- a CDS encoding DUF4870 domain-containing protein: protein MESPKPNLNKTPEKSISISEKEKSNGIIAYVTVIGLIIAFMQNKEEKSEYVNFHIRQMIGIFICSLVFVIPFLGWLLGLGVIALWIIGILGALSGERKPVPILGEKFQEWFKSIEA, encoded by the coding sequence ATGGAATCACCAAAACCAAATTTAAACAAGACCCCTGAGAAAAGTATTTCTATCTCTGAAAAAGAAAAATCAAATGGAATTATTGCGTATGTGACTGTTATAGGATTAATTATTGCCTTTATGCAGAATAAAGAAGAAAAATCAGAATATGTTAATTTTCATATTCGTCAAATGATTGGAATTTTTATTTGTAGTCTTGTATTTGTTATTCCTTTTTTAGGTTGGCTTTTAGGATTAGGAGTAATAGCACTTTGGATAATAGGTATTTTGGGTGCATTGAGTGGAGAGCGCAAACCTGTTCCTATATTGGGAGAAAAATTTCAAGAATGGTTTAAAAGTATAGAAGCCTAA
- a CDS encoding HesB/IscA family protein, translating into MIPVTITDKAFSHIQTILETKSIPKEYGLRLIVQGGNGCSGVNFRLGFDKKKIEDESYFLENPANNNEKLEIVYQKKDMLFLIGLEIDFEERNKEQGFVFQPK; encoded by the coding sequence ATGATTCCTGTTACAATTACTGACAAAGCATTTTCTCATATTCAAACCATTTTAGAAACTAAAAGCATTCCTAAAGAATACGGTTTGCGTTTGATTGTACAAGGTGGAAATGGTTGTAGTGGTGTAAATTTTCGCTTAGGTTTTGATAAGAAAAAAATAGAAGATGAGTCTTATTTTTTGGAAAATCCTGCCAATAATAATGAAAAATTAGAAATTGTTTATCAGAAAAAAGATATGTTATTTTTGATAGGATTAGAAATCGATTTTGAAGAACGGAATAAAGAACAAGGTTTTGTTTTTCAACCTAAATAA
- a CDS encoding DUF2141 domain-containing protein, giving the protein MKKNQFIKRIVLSVLFVAGFAFSNFTFAQHTLTIEVSNLKNDNGTVMIALFKGKEGFPKDGTKAIKTTKVTIKDKKAIITFTDLEAGDYAFALFHDENGNNEMDSNMFGIPKEGYGFSTNFKPIISAPDFDDADFRVEENTIQKIKIIN; this is encoded by the coding sequence ATGAAAAAAAATCAATTTATTAAAAGAATTGTATTATCAGTTTTGTTTGTGGCTGGTTTTGCATTTTCTAATTTTACTTTTGCACAACACACACTTACCATAGAAGTTTCTAATCTAAAAAATGATAACGGAACAGTGATGATAGCCCTTTTCAAAGGAAAAGAAGGCTTTCCAAAAGATGGTACTAAAGCTATCAAAACAACAAAAGTAACTATCAAAGATAAAAAAGCAATAATTACTTTTACAGATTTAGAAGCTGGAGATTATGCCTTTGCGCTTTTCCATGATGAAAATGGAAATAATGAAATGGATAGTAATATGTTTGGAATCCCAAAAGAAGGATATGGATTTTCTACTAATTTCAAACCAATAATAAGCGCACCTGATTTTGATGATGCTGATTTCAGAGTGGAAGAAAATACAATCCAAAAAATCAAAATTATAAACTAA
- a CDS encoding tetratricopeptide repeat-containing sensor histidine kinase — translation MKKVICLLVFSFITSLVAAQNKNISIEKIDKENNSLEYLIHKDEKKMFDLSKELLNVSKAKKYIKGQVWALFGQSVYYEHKHEYQKVIQLIDNAIYLAEVDTIKGNKTKLYYLKGTTLSRLGKIDSALLMLEIAQKYLKYTEQERKKDLEYRIQNVIGRSYERTGEMDKAMDSYIKSIQVAEKNSNLVFLGEGLFNLGFVYESQNNLIKAQETYKQALEVSIKAKDTTYMIYNNVYVGGIYVKQEKYKEGIVYLLKALQLAQNQQNEEGLGFVYFELATYYSKENNLEKAIYYLRESRKIDQKVNNIEGVIASYVQIANSYLEFNKYNLALQESIEGIEIAKEANALLYVKDFYLLISQIAEGQKDFKKAYNYHIKYKNMQDSIFNQQTVSQINELQTKYETEKKEQQIKELEQQKTITDLENKNQVAALQAQVSILGLILLAPISLLVGGGWYVNRRHLYLKLEAEQKERAKQMSELKALRSQMNPHFIFNALNSIQDFIMLSEKENAQHYLGKFATLMRGFLDSSSKSKISLDKELSLLKSYIELEGLRLGDEFDYEIIFDDKIDEDELDEIEIPPLLLQPYLENAFKHGLLHKKGNKKLTLDFSKIEKLDKKYFQLKIIDNGIGREKSAEINARKAKTHTSFATQATTERLELLKNQSINNQNIEAKINDLKDNQGNPKGTEILILIPINQH, via the coding sequence ATGAAAAAGGTAATTTGTTTACTTGTCTTTAGTTTTATCACTTCATTGGTTGCTGCTCAGAATAAAAATATATCGATAGAAAAAATTGATAAAGAAAATAATTCATTAGAATATCTCATTCATAAAGATGAAAAAAAAATGTTTGATTTATCTAAGGAGTTGTTAAATGTTTCTAAAGCAAAAAAGTATATCAAAGGGCAGGTATGGGCTTTGTTTGGACAGTCTGTTTACTATGAGCATAAACATGAATACCAAAAAGTTATACAATTAATAGATAATGCTATTTATTTAGCAGAAGTGGACACTATAAAAGGAAATAAAACCAAACTTTATTATTTGAAAGGAACTACGCTTAGTCGTTTAGGTAAAATAGATTCTGCTTTACTAATGCTAGAAATAGCTCAAAAGTATTTGAAATATACTGAACAGGAAAGAAAAAAAGATTTAGAATATCGTATTCAGAATGTAATAGGAAGAAGTTATGAAAGAACAGGTGAGATGGATAAGGCTATGGATTCGTATATAAAATCAATACAAGTAGCAGAGAAAAACAGTAATCTAGTTTTTTTAGGAGAAGGTTTATTCAATTTGGGGTTTGTATATGAATCTCAAAATAATTTAATAAAGGCACAAGAGACTTATAAACAAGCACTAGAAGTAAGTATAAAAGCTAAAGACACAACTTATATGATCTATAACAATGTTTATGTAGGAGGAATATATGTGAAACAAGAGAAATATAAAGAAGGGATAGTATATTTACTAAAGGCATTACAACTAGCACAAAATCAGCAAAATGAAGAAGGTTTAGGATTTGTATATTTTGAATTAGCAACTTATTATAGCAAAGAAAATAATTTAGAAAAAGCTATTTATTATCTCAGAGAGAGTAGAAAAATAGACCAAAAAGTAAATAATATTGAAGGTGTTATTGCAAGTTATGTACAGATTGCAAATAGTTACTTGGAGTTTAATAAATATAATTTAGCTCTACAAGAAAGCATAGAAGGCATTGAAATAGCAAAAGAAGCAAATGCACTACTTTATGTTAAAGATTTTTATTTGCTTATTTCACAAATAGCAGAAGGACAAAAAGATTTTAAAAAAGCATATAATTATCACATAAAATATAAAAATATGCAAGATAGTATATTTAATCAGCAAACAGTAAGTCAGATAAATGAACTCCAAACCAAATACGAAACAGAAAAAAAAGAACAACAGATTAAAGAGTTAGAACAACAAAAAACGATTACAGATTTAGAGAATAAAAATCAAGTTGCAGCACTTCAAGCACAAGTTTCAATTTTAGGATTGATTCTTTTAGCTCCTATTTCTTTGCTTGTAGGTGGTGGCTGGTATGTCAATCGTCGTCATTTATATTTGAAACTAGAAGCCGAGCAAAAAGAGAGAGCCAAACAAATGAGCGAACTAAAGGCGTTACGTTCTCAAATGAATCCTCATTTTATTTTTAATGCTCTTAATTCTATTCAAGATTTTATCATGCTTTCTGAAAAGGAAAATGCACAACATTATTTGGGGAAATTCGCAACCCTAATGCGTGGATTTTTGGATTCTTCCTCCAAATCGAAAATTAGTTTGGATAAAGAATTGTCCCTATTAAAATCCTATATCGAATTAGAAGGATTACGATTAGGAGATGAGTTTGATTATGAAATAATTTTTGATGATAAAATTGATGAAGATGAATTAGATGAAATTGAAATCCCACCTCTTTTACTTCAACCTTATTTAGAAAATGCCTTCAAACACGGTCTTTTGCACAAAAAAGGAAATAAAAAACTAACTTTAGATTTTTCAAAAATAGAAAAGTTAGATAAAAAATATTTTCAATTGAAAATTATAGATAACGGAATTGGAAGAGAAAAATCAGCTGAAATAAATGCACGAAAAGCAAAAACACATACATCGTTTGCTACTCAAGCCACAACCGAACGATTAGAACTTCTAAAAAACCAATCTATAAACAATCAAAATATTGAAGCAAAAATAAATGATTTGAAAGATAATCAAGGAAATCCAAAAGGAACAGAAATTTTGATTTTAATTCCTATAAATCAACATTAA
- a CDS encoding LytR/AlgR family response regulator transcription factor encodes MKAIIIDDEVRARRILKTLLTEHCPQINIVGEAENVPDAVQLIHRENPDIVFSDIEMPEYSGFELLKFITNIDFALIFVTAYQEYAIRAFEVSAVDYLLKPIDVELLKKAVEKVEKRFQATGKLENNQKIEALRENLKGEYITRFALPMADGLMFVDADDIMYLIAEGSYTQIIFTDKKRVLVTKKIKYFEENLLHPCFFRSHRSYIVNLNKISQYIRTGNYIVMDDGFKVSLARERKDEFMKIYQG; translated from the coding sequence ATGAAAGCCATAATAATCGATGATGAAGTACGAGCAAGAAGAATTTTGAAAACCCTTCTGACAGAGCATTGTCCACAAATAAACATTGTTGGAGAGGCTGAAAATGTTCCTGATGCTGTTCAACTTATTCATAGAGAAAACCCAGATATTGTTTTTTCAGATATTGAAATGCCAGAATATTCAGGTTTTGAGCTTTTAAAGTTTATTACAAATATTGATTTTGCACTTATTTTTGTAACAGCTTATCAAGAATATGCAATTCGTGCTTTTGAAGTTTCGGCAGTAGATTATTTATTGAAACCAATAGATGTAGAGCTTCTCAAAAAAGCAGTTGAAAAGGTAGAAAAACGCTTTCAAGCGACAGGGAAATTAGAAAATAATCAAAAAATAGAAGCATTAAGAGAGAATTTAAAAGGTGAGTATATCACTCGTTTTGCTTTGCCGATGGCTGACGGATTGATGTTTGTCGATGCTGATGATATTATGTATTTGATTGCAGAAGGTTCTTATACTCAAATTATTTTTACAGACAAAAAACGAGTTTTGGTTACCAAAAAAATAAAATACTTTGAAGAGAATTTATTACATCCATGTTTTTTTCGCTCACATCGTTCGTATATTGTAAACCTAAACAAAATTAGTCAGTATATCCGAACAGGAAATTATATTGTAATGGATGATGGTTTTAAAGTTAGCCTTGCAAGAGAACGAAAAGATGAATTTATGAAAATTTATCAAGGCTAA